The Clostridioides sp. ES-S-0010-02 genome window below encodes:
- a CDS encoding Fic family protein: MEFTKKSKLKNMYVNMNVAKMLSKINEYKGRQLLYKKQPKEILESLEKKSLVDCSESTYIGNQKESNTFNLEKLISNEVTPKSREELSIVEYRDVVKTINSAYESIPISSQTILELHGYLYKFSSTRGGSYKSESGFFEYNLKNSDFINVDASVNKVEKAVEEICEAYNTLIDEDEIDILILISAFVLDFILIHPFKEGNIKMARVLILLLLNKNGYEVGRYISLGKIFDDSSYEYYSNLNYLKSSIGNEKSDMNAWIEYFLETILTAYKKLDDSLNVSDKKRQTKTSRIEKIINSTLGYFTKEDIKDLCPDIPEPTINRVFNNLRKQDKIEVVARGRSAKWKKKY, from the coding sequence ATGGAATTTACAAAAAAAAGCAAATTAAAAAATATGTATGTAAACATGAATGTAGCTAAAATGTTGTCTAAGATAAATGAGTATAAAGGTAGACAACTGCTTTACAAAAAACAACCAAAAGAAATTTTAGAAAGTCTAGAAAAAAAATCTTTAGTAGATTGTTCGGAATCTACATATATTGGAAATCAAAAAGAAAGTAATACTTTTAATTTAGAAAAATTAATAAGCAATGAAGTCACACCTAAAAGTAGAGAAGAGTTAAGTATTGTTGAATACAGAGATGTAGTAAAAACTATTAATAGTGCTTATGAGAGTATACCAATAAGCTCGCAAACAATTCTTGAACTTCATGGATACTTATATAAATTTTCATCTACCAGAGGGGGAAGCTATAAATCAGAAAGTGGATTCTTTGAATATAATTTAAAAAATAGTGACTTCATAAATGTTGATGCAAGTGTTAATAAGGTTGAAAAAGCTGTAGAAGAAATATGTGAAGCTTATAATACATTGATAGATGAGGATGAAATTGATATATTAATATTAATTTCTGCATTTGTGTTAGATTTCATCTTGATACATCCATTTAAAGAAGGTAATATAAAAATGGCAAGAGTACTTATACTACTGCTGTTAAACAAAAATGGATATGAAGTTGGAAGATATATAAGTTTAGGAAAAATATTTGATGACAGTTCATATGAGTACTATAGTAACTTAAACTATTTGAAGTCATCTATAGGGAATGAAAAATCAGATATGAATGCTTGGATTGAATATTTTTTAGAAACTATATTGACTGCATATAAGAAGTTAGATGACAGTTTAAATGTATCTGATAAGAAAAGACAGACAAAAACTAGTAGAATAGAAAAAATAATAAATTCTACTCTTGGATATTTTACAAAAGAAGATATAAAGGACTTGTGTCCTGATATTCCAGAACCTACTATAAATAGAGTTTTTAATAATCTAAGAAAACAAGATAAGATAGAGGTTGTTGCAAGGGGAAGAAGCGCAAAATGGAAGAAGAAGTATTAA
- a CDS encoding sulfide/dihydroorotate dehydrogenase-like FAD/NAD-binding protein: MSNKIVSKRQLTDSIYLMEIEAPRVAKSSQPGQFIIIKNDEKGERIPLTIADYDREKGTVTIVFQTVGASTKKLAMFEENDFVMDFVGPLGQASEFIHEDIEELKNKKILFVAGGVGSAPVYPQVKWFKENGLDVDVIIGARTKELIILEDDMRKVAKNVYISTDDGTYGFDGRVTDLLKDLVDNQGKKYDQAIVIGPMIMMKFMCQLTKELNIPTIVSLNTIMIDGTGMCGGCRVSVGNETKFACVDGPEFDGHLVDFDQAMRRQSMYKTQEGRAMLKLEEGDSHHHSNCGCGGNK; encoded by the coding sequence ATGAGTAATAAAATAGTTAGTAAGAGACAATTAACAGATAGTATTTATTTGATGGAAATAGAGGCTCCTAGAGTTGCAAAATCTTCTCAGCCTGGTCAATTTATAATAATTAAAAATGATGAAAAGGGAGAAAGAATTCCTCTTACAATAGCTGATTATGATAGAGAAAAAGGAACAGTAACTATCGTATTCCAAACAGTTGGTGCTTCAACTAAGAAATTAGCAATGTTTGAAGAAAACGATTTTGTAATGGACTTTGTAGGGCCATTAGGACAAGCAAGTGAATTCATACATGAAGATATAGAAGAATTAAAAAATAAAAAAATCCTATTTGTAGCTGGTGGAGTAGGTTCTGCTCCAGTGTATCCACAAGTTAAATGGTTTAAAGAGAATGGATTAGATGTAGATGTAATAATTGGTGCAAGAACTAAAGAATTAATCATATTAGAAGATGATATGAGAAAAGTAGCTAAAAATGTATACATATCAACAGATGATGGTACATATGGATTTGATGGAAGAGTTACAGATTTATTAAAAGATTTGGTTGATAATCAAGGCAAAAAATATGACCAAGCAATAGTAATTGGACCAATGATAATGATGAAATTTATGTGTCAATTGACTAAAGAATTAAACATACCTACTATAGTAAGTTTAAATACAATAATGATTGATGGAACAGGTATGTGTGGTGGTTGTAGAGTTAGTGTTGGAAATGAGACTAAGTTTGCATGTGTAGATGGTCCTGAATTTGATGGACATTTAGTTGATTTTGACCAAGCTATGAGAAGACAATCTATGTACAAAACTCAAGAAGGAAGAGCTATGTTAAAACTTGAAGAAGGCGATAGTCATCATCATAGTAATTGTGGATGTGGAGGTAACAAATAA
- a CDS encoding MATE family efflux transporter, whose amino-acid sequence MDNQQLLGTERISKLLLKYSIPAIIGMLVNSLYNVVDRIFIGNIPGVGPLAITGLGVTMPIMTIILAFGMLIGIGTTTTISIKLGQGKVEDARKLIGNAMTLAVVTGIIIMVLGILFANKILTLFGASENTLIYAKTYINIILLGTIVNLLSFSLNHSIRADGSPKISAGIMIIGCLTNIVLDWMLIFGFNMGIQGAAIATVTSQALTAILTIGYYISGKSNLKFSKSHLKLDKRLVGAVFAIGMSPFAMQLAASLVQVISNIALKTHGGDLAIGAMATISSIAMVFLMPIFGINQGAQPIIGFNYGAEKYDRVKKAYLGSLVVATIILCMGMVVIMLFPEAIIGIFNKDPELMSISVDGLKIYLLMLPIVGLSITGTNFIQSIGKAKMAMLLSLLRQVILLIPAVIILPTFLGLKGVWTAQPVSDFIATVITGVVVFRELKRYTPKSERLSEITTE is encoded by the coding sequence ATGGATAATCAACAATTATTAGGAACGGAACGAATCAGTAAATTACTACTGAAATACTCTATACCGGCAATAATAGGTATGCTGGTAAATAGTCTATATAATGTGGTAGACAGAATTTTTATTGGGAACATACCAGGGGTTGGACCACTTGCAATAACAGGTCTTGGTGTTACGATGCCAATAATGACAATAATACTTGCATTTGGTATGTTGATAGGAATAGGAACAACGACAACTATATCGATAAAACTTGGGCAAGGTAAAGTAGAAGATGCAAGGAAACTTATAGGAAATGCAATGACATTAGCTGTAGTTACAGGAATTATAATAATGGTACTTGGGATATTATTTGCAAATAAAATACTTACATTATTTGGAGCAAGTGAAAATACATTAATATATGCAAAGACATATATAAATATCATCTTATTAGGAACAATAGTAAATCTTCTATCCTTTTCTTTAAATCACTCAATAAGAGCTGACGGTAGCCCTAAGATTTCAGCAGGAATAATGATAATAGGATGCCTAACTAATATAGTTTTAGATTGGATGTTAATATTTGGATTCAATATGGGAATACAAGGAGCTGCAATTGCTACAGTAACTTCTCAAGCTCTTACAGCTATTTTAACTATAGGCTACTATATAAGTGGAAAATCAAATTTAAAATTCAGTAAATCTCATTTAAAATTAGATAAAAGATTAGTAGGTGCAGTATTTGCAATAGGAATGTCACCATTTGCTATGCAACTTGCAGCAAGCTTAGTTCAAGTAATATCAAATATTGCACTTAAAACTCATGGTGGAGATTTAGCTATAGGAGCTATGGCTACAATTTCTTCTATAGCAATGGTATTTTTAATGCCTATCTTTGGAATAAATCAGGGAGCGCAACCCATTATAGGTTTTAACTATGGGGCTGAAAAATACGATAGAGTTAAAAAAGCATACTTAGGTTCATTAGTAGTAGCTACTATAATTTTATGCATGGGTATGGTAGTAATTATGCTTTTCCCAGAGGCAATTATAGGGATATTTAATAAAGACCCTGAGCTTATGAGTATATCTGTAGATGGTTTAAAAATATACCTACTTATGTTACCAATTGTAGGTTTATCAATTACAGGAACAAACTTTATACAATCTATAGGTAAAGCAAAAATGGCAATGTTATTAAGTCTTCTAAGACAGGTAATTTTATTGATACCAGCAGTAATAATTCTTCCTACATTCTTAGGTTTAAAGGGTGTATGGACAGCTCAACCAGTATCTGACTTTATAGCCACAGTAATTACAGGTGTAGTAGTATTTAGAGAGTTGAAAAGATATACACCTAAAAGTGAACGTTTAAGTGAAATAACAACTGAATAA
- a CDS encoding NAD(P)H-dependent oxidoreductase, translating into MKKKLLYINVNSKPEDLSSSKTVARKFINKFIEKNKDFEVEEIDLYKEHIPRLEYQYFEKRNSIVSEEAAKQLDDKDRKELAKIRSLCDQFVSASVYVIAAPMWSLSFPAPLKEYIDCIIQDGKTISFEGDDKPQGILNDIDRSMVYIQSSGGHIPWVLKPVMNKGVNYVESIMKFIGIKKFDELLVDGTGTSEEERQSAIEKASEKIEGIVDSMKF; encoded by the coding sequence ATGAAGAAAAAATTATTATATATAAATGTGAATTCAAAACCAGAAGATTTATCTTCAAGTAAAACTGTAGCAAGAAAGTTTATCAATAAATTTATAGAAAAAAATAAGGATTTTGAAGTTGAAGAAATAGATCTTTATAAAGAGCATATACCAAGACTAGAATATCAATACTTCGAAAAGAGAAATAGTATAGTCAGCGAAGAAGCCGCTAAGCAATTAGATGATAAGGATAGAAAAGAACTTGCAAAAATTAGAAGCCTTTGTGACCAATTTGTGAGTGCAAGTGTATATGTAATAGCAGCACCTATGTGGAGTTTATCTTTTCCAGCACCACTTAAAGAATATATAGATTGTATAATTCAAGATGGAAAAACTATATCTTTTGAAGGTGATGATAAACCACAAGGAATACTGAATGATATTGATAGAAGTATGGTATATATACAATCTTCAGGTGGACATATACCATGGGTACTAAAACCAGTTATGAATAAAGGGGTAAATTATGTGGAAAGTATCATGAAATTTATAGGAATCAAAAAATTTGATGAATTATTAGTAGATGGAACTGGAACTAGTGAAGAAGAAAGACAAAGTGCAATAGAAAAAGCATCTGAAAAAATAGAAGGCATAGTAGATTCTATGAAGTTTTAG
- a CDS encoding ABC transporter ATP-binding protein: MNILSIKNISKTYYGKVPYKALDSINLSIEKGEFVAVMGPSGSGKSTLLNIISTIDKQSEGQVILNGQDTSKLEGEKLAEFRRKQLGFVFQNFNLIDTLTVGENIMLPLTLDGRNVKKMNRETKNISEFLGIDKILDRRTYEISGGQAQRCAIARAIINNPSLLLADEPTGNLDSKSTDDVLELFAKINKEQNVTTLMVTHEAYSASHSDRVVFIKDGCIYTEIKKSGTNSSFYNKILSVLSQIGGVR, encoded by the coding sequence ATGAACATATTAAGTATTAAAAATATATCAAAAACATATTATGGAAAAGTTCCATATAAAGCATTAGATAGTATTAATTTAAGTATAGAAAAGGGCGAATTTGTAGCTGTTATGGGTCCATCTGGAAGTGGCAAATCTACTCTCTTAAATATAATATCTACAATTGATAAGCAGAGTGAAGGCCAAGTTATATTAAATGGACAGGATACAAGTAAATTAGAAGGAGAAAAATTAGCTGAATTTAGAAGAAAACAACTTGGTTTTGTATTTCAGAATTTTAATTTGATTGATACTTTGACAGTTGGTGAAAATATAATGTTGCCACTTACACTAGATGGTAGAAATGTTAAAAAAATGAACAGGGAAACTAAAAATATATCTGAATTTTTAGGTATTGATAAAATTTTAGATAGAAGAACTTATGAGATTTCAGGAGGACAAGCTCAAAGATGTGCAATTGCTAGAGCAATTATAAATAACCCATCATTACTTCTTGCAGATGAACCAACAGGGAATCTTGATTCGAAATCCACTGATGATGTTTTAGAGTTATTTGCCAAGATAAACAAAGAACAAAATGTAACTACACTTATGGTAACTCATGAAGCATATAGTGCAAGCCATTCAGATAGAGTTGTTTTTATAAAGGATGGATGCATATATACAGAGATAAAGAAATCAGGCACGAATAGTTCTTTTTACAATAAAATACTATCTGTCTTGTCTCAAATAGGAGGTGTAAGGTAG
- a CDS encoding ABC transporter permease, translating into MTFGRFAYNNIIRNFRAYLAYFLSSIFSIMIFFVFAVSMFHPIITDSGIQSGSTAFMALMISELIILGFSLLFILYSLGNFLKSRLRDFGVMIIIGMSDKQLKRLILIENLIIGLLAIMLGILLGLSISKLFLLYLGKIFYMNLTESYFPIKAILMTIISFMLLFLITGPLSLKLLNKNNIFELLVGTKKPKKDIKPSKLFGILGISCLMTGYAMILFGNKLNINGDMYMIALLITLGMFLFFSQFTILILKHMKNREKFYKNKINMLLIGNLVYKMKDNSRLLFLMTILLSGTLVAFTTTLTLVTSQGKSSKNNFPMVYSYFSEDNNNKKYEDLEEIRNTIKEYDYKELSFPMLEYNNEVLLSMSNYNKLSKQLGLDKINLKIDEGIIVPRYNSKEHINSLKEIKAYKIKNVNIKIKESTDRIIFPTGMFSKIIVIHDNLYNNIQSKFSKINFHGFDYENWQNSADITEALKEKHFNLDRNDMKSYFLTLPDMYLAELQQSKILQFMGIFIGVIMFMAVLSFLYFRLYTDEPFDKVKYNNLSKIGLSFKNMNKIVSIEIGILFFVPFIIAIVNSIFSLLFLNSVLNNSFNLKNWGILLVLSCIYSLYFHLLKKFYIRKVWFFD; encoded by the coding sequence GTGACTTTTGGAAGATTTGCTTATAATAATATAATTAGAAATTTTAGAGCATATTTAGCGTATTTTTTAAGCTCAATTTTCTCTATAATGATATTTTTTGTATTTGCAGTATCTATGTTTCATCCAATTATAACGGATTCTGGAATCCAAAGTGGTTCTACTGCATTTATGGCTCTTATGATTTCAGAATTAATAATATTAGGATTTAGTCTGCTTTTTATATTATATTCCTTAGGAAATTTCTTAAAATCTAGATTAAGAGATTTTGGAGTTATGATAATAATTGGAATGAGTGATAAACAATTGAAAAGATTGATATTGATTGAAAATTTAATAATAGGATTATTAGCAATAATGTTAGGAATACTTTTAGGGCTATCTATTTCTAAGTTATTTTTATTGTATTTAGGTAAAATATTTTATATGAACTTGACAGAAAGTTACTTTCCAATAAAAGCGATACTAATGACAATTATATCTTTTATGTTATTATTTTTGATAACAGGACCACTTAGCTTAAAATTGTTAAACAAAAATAATATTTTTGAACTTTTAGTAGGCACAAAGAAACCTAAAAAAGATATAAAACCTTCAAAATTATTTGGAATACTTGGTATATCATGTCTTATGACAGGATATGCTATGATACTATTTGGTAATAAGTTAAATATAAATGGTGATATGTACATGATAGCGCTGTTGATTACTCTAGGAATGTTTTTATTTTTTTCTCAGTTTACGATTTTAATATTAAAGCATATGAAAAATAGAGAGAAGTTTTATAAAAACAAAATAAATATGTTGCTTATAGGTAATTTAGTATATAAGATGAAAGATAATTCTCGATTATTGTTTTTAATGACAATACTTTTATCTGGTACTTTAGTAGCATTTACAACAACTTTAACGCTTGTAACTTCACAAGGTAAATCCTCTAAAAATAATTTTCCAATGGTTTACTCATATTTCTCAGAAGACAATAATAACAAAAAATATGAAGACTTAGAAGAAATTAGAAACACAATAAAAGAATATGATTATAAGGAATTAAGTTTTCCTATGCTTGAATATAATAATGAAGTATTATTAAGTATGAGTAACTATAATAAATTATCAAAACAATTGGGATTAGATAAAATTAATCTAAAGATAGATGAGGGCATTATAGTTCCTAGATATAATTCTAAAGAGCATATAAATTCTTTAAAAGAAATTAAAGCTTATAAGATAAAAAATGTAAACATAAAGATAAAAGAATCAACAGATAGGATAATTTTTCCTACAGGTATGTTTAGTAAAATTATAGTTATACATGATAATTTATATAATAATATACAAAGTAAGTTTTCAAAAATAAACTTTCATGGATTTGATTATGAAAACTGGCAAAATAGTGCTGATATAACTGAAGCATTAAAAGAAAAACATTTTAATCTAGATAGAAATGATATGAAGTCATATTTTTTAACCTTACCAGATATGTATTTAGCTGAGTTACAACAAAGTAAAATTCTTCAATTTATGGGTATTTTCATAGGTGTTATTATGTTTATGGCAGTTCTTAGTTTTTTGTATTTTAGACTATACACAGATGAACCTTTTGATAAGGTTAAGTACAATAATCTATCAAAAATAGGTCTATCTTTTAAAAATATGAATAAGATTGTTAGTATAGAGATAGGTATACTATTTTTTGTACCTTTTATCATAGCTATTGTAAATAGCATATTTTCTTTACTCTTTTTAAATAGTGTACTAAACAATAGTTTTAACTTAAAAAATTGGGGTATATTATTAGTGCTCTCATGTATATATTCACTTTATTTTCATTTACTAAAGAAATTTTATATTAGAAAAGTTTGGTTTTTTGATTAA
- the gltA gene encoding NADPH-dependent glutamate synthase — MDAKKVKVPVREQEPAVRAANFDEVCLGYNKEEAMAEANRCLGCKKPKCVGGCPVGIDIPGFITKIKEDDIEGAAKVIAKSSSLPAVCGRVCPQESQCEGVCILGIKSDAVSIGKLERFVADWSKENDINLSDTEPKKNQKVAVIGSGPAGLACAGDLAKKGYDVTIFEAMHEPGGVLTYGIPEFRLPKQAVVQPEIDNIRKLGVKIETNVIVGKTITVDELIEDEGFEAIFIGSGAGLPMFMNIPGENANGVFSANEFLTRVNLMKAYRDDYDTPISSGKKVAVVGGGNVAMDAARTALRLGSESYIVYRRSEKELPARAEEVHHAKEEGIIFNTLTNPKEILVDENGYVKGMVCIRMELGEPDDSGRRRPIEIEGSEFVLDVDTVIMSLGTSPNPLISSTTKSLDINKRRCLITDENGQTSKEGVFAGGDAVTGAATVISAMGAGKTAAASIDEYLKAKVNA, encoded by the coding sequence ATGGATGCTAAAAAAGTAAAAGTACCAGTTAGAGAACAAGAACCTGCTGTAAGAGCAGCAAACTTTGATGAAGTATGTTTAGGATACAATAAAGAAGAAGCTATGGCGGAAGCTAATAGATGTCTAGGATGTAAAAAACCAAAATGTGTAGGTGGATGTCCAGTAGGAATTGATATCCCAGGATTTATAACAAAAATTAAAGAAGATGATATAGAAGGTGCTGCTAAAGTAATAGCCAAGAGTAGTTCACTACCTGCTGTTTGTGGTAGAGTATGTCCACAAGAAAGTCAATGTGAAGGTGTATGTATACTTGGAATAAAATCAGATGCAGTATCAATAGGAAAATTGGAAAGATTTGTAGCAGATTGGTCAAAAGAAAATGATATAAACTTATCTGATACAGAACCTAAGAAAAATCAAAAAGTAGCTGTAATAGGAAGTGGACCAGCAGGTCTTGCTTGTGCTGGTGACTTAGCTAAAAAAGGCTATGATGTAACAATATTTGAAGCAATGCATGAACCAGGTGGAGTTTTAACTTATGGAATACCTGAATTTAGACTTCCAAAACAAGCTGTTGTTCAACCTGAAATAGATAATATAAGAAAATTAGGTGTAAAAATAGAAACTAATGTAATTGTTGGTAAAACAATAACAGTAGATGAACTTATAGAAGATGAAGGATTTGAAGCTATATTCATAGGTTCAGGAGCTGGTCTTCCTATGTTTATGAATATACCAGGAGAAAATGCTAATGGAGTATTTTCTGCAAATGAGTTTTTAACTAGAGTAAACTTAATGAAAGCTTATAGAGATGATTATGATACACCTATTAGTTCTGGTAAAAAAGTTGCTGTAGTTGGTGGTGGAAATGTTGCTATGGATGCTGCTAGAACTGCATTAAGATTAGGTTCAGAATCATATATAGTTTATAGAAGAAGTGAAAAAGAGCTTCCAGCGAGAGCTGAAGAAGTACATCATGCAAAAGAAGAAGGAATTATATTTAATACATTGACAAATCCTAAAGAAATTTTAGTAGATGAAAATGGATATGTTAAAGGTATGGTTTGTATAAGAATGGAATTAGGAGAACCAGATGATTCTGGAAGAAGAAGACCTATAGAAATAGAAGGTTCTGAATTTGTACTTGATGTAGATACAGTTATAATGTCACTTGGAACAAGTCCAAATCCATTAATATCTTCTACAACAAAGAGCCTTGATATAAATAAGAGAAGATGCTTAATAACAGATGAAAATGGTCAAACTTCTAAAGAAGGTGTATTTGCAGGTGGAGACGCTGTTACTGGAGCAGCAACAGTAATATCTGCAATGGGTGCTGGTAAAACTGCAGCAGCTTCAATAGATGAATATTTAAAAGCAAAAGTTAATGCTTAA
- a CDS encoding EAL domain-containing protein, with product MRKREKIFDGLVFRYILILWMLLILIDFTSTIIYASNSMEVASKNMIEASKRELENYLSVNASLLKALSQDDRFSDARTSLIEKGKLLRPYQKQYNLFMLGITDAQGNTSSTYRERVGTIKDRTHFQKVLETKKMVISDITVSKVTGDKVFIICVPIIKNNEVTGTIFASFYFQDVNKIVSRSNSDDSIKFLMVDKNYAIISHQNKDYVHNKTDMFSIEGNIIGSSKNEILKNIDEKRQGGFLSWDNWKLYSARYTSIEGTDWTLISSCDVFKNFKSLIIDFIIKLFFYILIFLILWKLSNVTLIEQLKKLAYYDSLSGIKNKEKFKKDSIYILHNYYKDDFYLVQLDVNKFKYINEMFGYTEGNKILIHIANVLKHNTNKYELCARMDNDHFILLLSCNTDTDLLNRLAKINNEICNLSTSNSSQYKIVMSSGIYKINRSDDIQKIDLLIDRANIAAKTKKDKYEHSYSFFNEDTRNRLYREKKLEDNMNKALEKGEFVVYYQPKYSLNDGNEIEGAEALIRWNNPDIGFISPVDFVPLFERNGFIVNIDMFVFEEVCKTLRKWLNKGYNPVPISVNISRVHLHRDNFIENITELINKYNISPKFIELELTESVVFDNLNILIDIIKRLKKIGFLISMDDFGSGYSSLNLLKDLPFDILKLDRGFLIETTDTKRGKIIISKIVEMSKAINIKVICEGVETNEQVEFLKEIGCDKVQGYLFAKPMVLSEFEKLLKF from the coding sequence ATGAGAAAAAGAGAAAAAATATTTGATGGATTAGTTTTTAGGTATATATTAATTTTATGGATGTTATTAATTTTAATTGATTTTACAAGTACAATTATATATGCAAGTAATTCTATGGAGGTTGCTTCTAAAAATATGATTGAAGCCTCAAAAAGAGAATTAGAAAATTATTTAAGTGTCAATGCATCCTTATTAAAAGCTCTTAGTCAAGACGATAGATTTTCTGATGCCAGAACTTCTCTAATTGAAAAAGGTAAGTTATTAAGACCTTATCAAAAACAATATAACCTTTTTATGCTTGGAATAACTGATGCACAAGGGAATACTTCAAGTACATATAGAGAAAGGGTTGGGACAATAAAAGACCGAACTCATTTTCAGAAGGTATTAGAAACAAAGAAAATGGTGATTTCTGACATTACAGTTAGTAAGGTTACAGGAGATAAAGTATTTATTATATGTGTACCTATTATAAAAAATAATGAAGTAACTGGAACTATTTTTGCTTCCTTTTATTTTCAAGATGTAAATAAGATAGTAAGTAGAAGTAATTCTGATGATTCTATTAAGTTTTTAATGGTAGATAAAAATTATGCCATTATTTCTCATCAAAATAAAGACTATGTCCACAATAAGACGGACATGTTTAGTATAGAAGGAAATATTATAGGGTCCAGTAAAAATGAAATTTTAAAAAATATAGATGAGAAACGTCAAGGTGGTTTTTTATCATGGGATAATTGGAAGTTATATAGTGCAAGATATACGAGTATCGAAGGAACTGATTGGACGTTAATATCAAGTTGTGATGTCTTTAAGAACTTTAAAAGCTTGATAATTGATTTTATAATCAAGTTATTTTTCTATATATTAATATTTTTGATATTGTGGAAATTAAGTAATGTTACACTAATAGAACAACTGAAAAAATTAGCTTATTATGATTCCTTAAGTGGAATAAAGAACAAAGAAAAGTTTAAAAAAGATTCTATATATATTTTACATAATTATTATAAGGATGATTTTTACTTAGTTCAATTGGATGTCAATAAATTTAAATACATAAATGAGATGTTTGGTTATACTGAAGGAAATAAGATATTAATACATATTGCAAATGTGTTAAAACACAATACAAACAAATATGAACTTTGTGCCAGAATGGATAATGACCACTTTATATTATTGCTTTCTTGTAATACTGATACTGACCTTTTAAATAGACTAGCTAAAATAAATAATGAAATATGCAATTTAAGTACTAGTAATTCTTCACAATATAAAATTGTTATGTCAAGTGGCATATATAAGATAAATAGAAGTGATGATATACAAAAAATTGACTTGTTAATTGATAGAGCGAATATTGCTGCAAAAACAAAAAAAGATAAGTATGAGCATTCATATTCATTTTTCAATGAAGATACAAGAAATCGATTATATAGAGAAAAGAAATTGGAGGATAATATGAATAAAGCTTTGGAAAAAGGCGAGTTTGTAGTATATTACCAACCAAAATATAGTTTAAATGATGGAAATGAAATTGAAGGAGCAGAAGCTCTAATAAGATGGAACAATCCAGATATAGGATTTATTTCACCCGTAGATTTTGTACCTTTATTTGAAAGAAATGGTTTCATTGTAAATATTGATATGTTTGTATTTGAAGAAGTATGTAAGACCTTGAGAAAGTGGCTAAACAAAGGTTATAACCCTGTGCCAATCTCAGTGAATATATCTAGAGTTCATTTACATAGAGATAATTTTATAGAGAATATTACTGAATTGATAAATAAGTATAATATATCTCCTAAGTTTATAGAACTTGAATTAACAGAAAGTGTTGTATTTGATAATTTAAATATATTGATTGATATAATTAAGAGGCTTAAAAAGATAGGATTTCTTATATCAATGGATGATTTTGGCTCAGGATATTCATCCTTGAATCTATTAAAGGACCTTCCTTTTGATATTTTAAAATTAGATAGAGGCTTTCTAATTGAAACAACAGATACAAAACGTGGAAAAATTATTATCTCTAAGATAGTAGAAATGTCAAAAGCGATTAATATTAAAGTTATATGTGAAGGTGTAGAAACCAATGAGCAAGTAGAGTTTTTAAAAGAAATAGGATGCGATAAGGTTCAAGGTTATTTATTTGCTAAACCGATGGTACTTAGTGAATTTGAAAAGCTTCTAAAATTTTAG